A part of Salvelinus alpinus chromosome 5, SLU_Salpinus.1, whole genome shotgun sequence genomic DNA contains:
- the LOC139577352 gene encoding ras-GEF domain-containing family member 1B-A-like isoform X4, protein MPQTSPLTGMLVSSGYNKNQSQTKEEGLYYHDNTLVSGSLEALIHHLVPSMDYYPDRTYIFTFLLSSRLFIHPYELMSKVCHLCMEQQRLSDPQADKMRIRKLAPKILQLLQEWTETFSYDFRDERMMRSLKELTQRLSSGDELYRKVVHQMIQVLIRKLTTLSQYEEALVKINATATDRLTALKAKPQAIQRDMLSICNDPFTMAQQLTHIELERLSNIEPEEFIQAFEKKDLLDNDKSCFSDQKKASSLEAYVEWFNRLSFLVATEICMPVKKKQRARVMEFFIDVARECFNIGNFNSLMAIISGMNMSPVSRLKKTWSKVKTAKFDILEHQMDPSGNFYNYRTALRGATQRSRTANSTREKIVIPFFSLLIKDIYFLNEGCSNRMQNGHVNFEKFWEMAKRVSEFMVWKKVECPFEKDRKILQYLLTAPVFSEDTLYLASYESEGPENHMEKDRWKSLRSTLLSRV, encoded by the exons ATGCCTCAGACGTCACCGCTGACAGGCATGCTGGTCTCCAGTGGTTACAACAAGAACCAGAGCCAGACCAAGGAAGAGGGACTGTATTACCATGACAACACCCTGGTGTCCGGCTCGCTCGAGGCCCTCATCCACCACCTTGTACCCAGCATGGACTACTACCCTGAC AGAACATACATCTTCACCTTCCTGCTCTCCTCTCGTCTGTTCATCCACCCCTACGAGCTCATGTCCAAAGTCTGTCACCTGTGTATGGAACAGCAGAGACTGAGTGACCCTCAGGCAGACAAG aTGAGGATCAGGAAGTTGGCGCCCAAGATCCTCCAGCTGCTCCAGGAGTGGACGGAGACGTTCTCCTACGACTTCAGAGACGAGAGGATGATGAGGAGCCTGAAGGAGCTGACCCAACGCCTGTCCTCAGGGGACGAG ctGTACAGGAAGGTGGTTCACCAGATGATTCAGGTCCTAATCAGGAAGCTGACTACTCTGAGCCAGTACGAGGAGGCCCTGGTCAAGATCAATGCTACGGCCACAGACCGACTGACCGCGCTCAAGGCCAAGCCTCAGGCCATCCAGAGAGACATGCTGTCCATCTGCAACGACCCCTTCACCATGGCCCAGCAACTCACTCACATAGAACtg GAGAGACTGAGCAACATCGAACCAGAGGAATTTATCCAGGCCTTTGAGAAGAAAGACCTTCTGGACAATGATAAG AGCTGTTTCAGCGACCAGAAGAAGGCTAGTAGCCTGGAGGCCTATGTAGAGTGGTTCAACAGACTCAGCTTCCTGGTGGCCACAGAGATCTGCATG CCCGTGAAGAAGAAGCAGCGAGCGCGAGTCATGGAGTTCTTCATCGACGTGGCGCGGGAATGTTTCAACATCGGCAACTTCAACTCCCTCATGGCCATTATCT CTGGGATGAACATGAGTCCTGTCTCTCGACTGAAGAAGACCTGGAGCAAAGTCAAGACGGCCAAGTTTGACATCTTGGAG cACCAAATGGACCCTTCCGGTAACTTCTACAATTACAGAACGGCGTTGAGAGGAGCGACACAGAGGTCCAGAACAGCCAACAGCACGAGAGAGAAG attgtTATCCCGTTCTTCAGCCTACTGATTAAAGACATCTACTTCCTGAACGAGGGATGCTCCAACAGGATGCAGAATGGTCACGTTAACTTTGag AAATTCTGGGAGATGGCGAAGCGGGTCAGCGAGTTCATGGTTTGGAAGAAGGTGGAGTGTCCGTTTGAGAAGGACCGCAAAATCCTCCAGTACCTGCTCACCGCACCGGTTTTCAGCGAGGACA cTCTGTATCTGGCCTCTTATGAGAGTGAAGGCCCTGAGAACCACATGGAGAAGGACAGATGGAAGTCTCTGAG atcCACTCTGCTAAGTAGAGTCTAG